In the Loxodonta africana isolate mLoxAfr1 chromosome 1, mLoxAfr1.hap2, whole genome shotgun sequence genome, one interval contains:
- the LCA5 gene encoding lebercilin, with protein sequence MEERAKSPDTNQERNSGKHRYSYCSSDFETTLQSSGQSSVANLSSPTSVKEKNAKRYISDSQVHHQAPGKSSPKSLPNRKGVRGGYRSQSLNRETLRKDPDLVTKRVLSARLLKINELQNEVTELQVKLAELLKENKALKRLQYRQEKALNKFEDTENEISQLILRHNNEIIALKERLRKSQEKERATEKRVKDTEGELFRTKFSLKKLKKISEARHLPERDDLAKKLVSAELKLDDTERRIKELSKNLELSTNSFQRQLLAERKRAYEAHDENKVLQKELQRLYQKLKEKERELDIKNIYSNRLPKSFPKKENEFALRKNAACQSDFTDQCTKGVQTSDDFELEEFPITPQTVMCYENTWEESEHLTLDLESQERGEHEEAEILNTVVEGEEESIKELDTIKQEVEKLENEWEREELDKKQRENTFLLKREEKPELETGRYQMGMNQFQDIDKLEEEEEDRLKREMLLAKLNEINRELEDSQNLKYPRLPLLPDFKSKLDSPEKSSKTYMFSGLSERSFNGHHLQDISFLTTKGEGQNLGDTRIPASPNEFAFGSYVPSFAKTLGKSNLFSQKSGLLEFQSNTTEKLNKDSIDLIARKEKKANLMEQLFGASGSSTISSKSSDPNTLSVSRGDFDPLNFPSGDKSSRGREQGEDDDFFLSEGRSFNPNRNRLKHANNRPTVKAVDSVEDEIEEVALR encoded by the exons ccccTGGAAAATCAAGCCCTAAGAGTCTACCAAACAGAAAGGGAGTCAGAGGCGGATATCGCTCCCAGAGCCTCAATAGGGAAACACTTCGGAAAGATCCTGATCTTGTTACAAAACGGGTTCTTTCTGCAAGACTGCTAAAAATCAATGAGTTGCAAAATGAAGTGACTGAACTTCAGGTCAAGTTAGCTGAGCTGCTAAAAGAAAATAAGGCTTTGAAAAGGCTTCAGTATAGACAGGAGAAAGCCCTGAATAAGTTTGAAGATACAGAAAATGAAATTTCACAACTTATACTTCGACACAACAATGAGATTATAGCACTCAAGGAACGTCTAAGAAAATCTCAAGAGAAAGAACGGGCAACTGAGAAAAGGGTAAAAGATACAGAAGGTGAACTATTTAGGACAAAATTTTCCttaaagaagctgaaaaagatcTCTGAAGCTAGACATCTACCTGAACGAGATGATTTGGCAAAGAAACTGGTCTCAGCAGAATTAAAATTAGATGATACTGAGAGAAGAATTAAG GAACTATCAAAAAACCTTGAGCTGAGTACTAACAGTTTCCAACGAcagttgcttgctgaaaggaaaaGGGCGTATGAGGCTCATGATGAAAATAAAGTTCTTCAGAAGGAGCTACAACGGCTCTATCAGAAATTAAAA gaaaaggagagagagctGGATATAAAAAACATATACTCTAATCGTCTGCCAAAGTCCTTTCCAAAGAAAGAAAACGAATTTGCACTAAGAAAAAATG CTGCATGCCAGAGTGACTTTACAGACCAGTGTACAAAAGGAGTACAAACCAGTGACGACTTTGAGCTGGAAGAATTTCCTATAACACCACAAACAGTTATGTGTTATGAAAACACATGGGAAGAATCTgaacatcttactttg gATCTGGAATCCCAAGAGAGAGGTGAGCACGAAGAAGCAGAGATTCTAAATACAGTTgtggaaggggaagaagaatCCATAAAAGAACTCGATACTATAAAACAGGAGGTTGAGAAGCTGGAGAACG aatgggaaagagaagaacttgataaaaagcaaagagaaaatacatttttactgaaaagagaagaaaagccaGAGCTGGAAACTGGAAGATACCAAATGGGAATGAACCAATTCCAAGATATTGATAAattggaagaagaggaagaagacagACTGAAGAGAGAAATGCTACTTGCTAAACTGAATGAGATTAACCGAGAACTTGAAGATTCTCAGAACCTAAAATATCCTCGTCTGCCATTGCTACCTGATTTTAAATCTAAGTTAGACTCCCCAGAGAAAAGCAGCAAAACATATATGTTCTCTGGACTGTCAGAGAGATCATTTAATGGGCACCATTTGCAAGACATCAGTTTTTTAACTACAAAAGGAGAGGGCCAGAATTTAGGAGATACTAGAATCCCAGCCTCTCCCAATGAGTTTGCATTTGGTAGCTATGTGCCTTCATTTGCAAAAACATTAGGGAAGTCAAATTTATTTAGTCAAAAAAGTGGCCTTTTGGAGTTCCAAAGTAACACTACAGAAAAACTTAATAAAGACAGCATAGATTTAattgcaagaaaagaaaaaaaagccaatctGATGGAACAGCTATTTGGTGCCAGTGGCAGCAGCACGATTTCCTCTAAAAGCAGTGACCCAAATACTCTGTCTGTCAGCAGAGGAGACTTTGACCCTCTAAATTTTCCCTCTGGGGATAAAAGCAGCAGGGGCAGAGAACAAGGTGAAGATGATGACTTTTTCCTCAGCGAAGGAAGAAGTTTTAATCCAAATAGAAACAGATTAAAACATGCAAACAATAGACCAACAGTAAAAGCAGTTGATTCTGTAGAAGATGAAATTGAAGAAGTAGCACTGAGATGA